Proteins from a single region of Bos indicus x Bos taurus breed Angus x Brahman F1 hybrid chromosome 29, Bos_hybrid_MaternalHap_v2.0, whole genome shotgun sequence:
- the TMEM134 gene encoding transmembrane protein 134 isoform X7, which translates to MSASRPQFSIDDAFELSLEDTGPGLEPSGVARFGPLHFERRARFEVADEDKQSRLRYQNLENDEDGAQASPEPDGGVSSRDSGQTSIRSSQWSFSSISSSTQRSYNACCRCLQRHLLRAGLPIAGPRSLPRDLHLLRRQGSPGVPVLLPALLREVSNRR; encoded by the exons ATGAGTGCCTCCCGGCCCCAGTTCAGCATCGATGACGCCTTCGAGCTGTCCCTGGAGGACACGGGCCCTGGGCTCGAGCCCAGCGGGGTCGCCCGCTTCGGGCCGCTGCATTTCGAGCGCCGGGCCCGGTTCGAGGTGGCCGACGAGGACAAGCAGTCCCGGCTGCGCTACCAG AACCTGGAGAACGACGAGGATGGAGCCCAGGCCTCTCCGGAGCCGGATGGGGGAGTCAGCAGCAG GGATTCTGGCCAAACATCCATCCGCAGCTCCCAGTGGTCctttagcagcatcagcagcagcactcaGCGCTCCTACAATGCGTGCTGCAG GTGTCTCCAGCGCCATCTTCTTCGTGCCGGGCTTCCTATTGCTGGTCCCAGGAG TCTACCACGTGATCTTCATCTACTGCGCCGTCAAGGGTCACCGGGGGTTCCAGTTCTTCTACCTGCCCTACTTCGAGAAGTGAGCAACCGGAGGTAG
- the TMEM134 gene encoding transmembrane protein 134 isoform X6 yields MSASRPQFSIDDAFELSLEDTGPGLEPSGVARFGPLHFERRARFEVADEDKQSRLRYQNLENDEDGAQASPEPDGGVSSRSGPGILAKHPSAAPSGPLAASAAALSAPTMRAAVLILTGVGLEVAPSPGVSSAIFFVPGFLLLVPGVYHVIFIYCAVKGHRGFQFFYLPYFEK; encoded by the exons ATGAGTGCCTCCCGGCCCCAGTTCAGCATCGATGACGCCTTCGAGCTGTCCCTGGAGGACACGGGCCCTGGGCTCGAGCCCAGCGGGGTCGCCCGCTTCGGGCCGCTGCATTTCGAGCGCCGGGCCCGGTTCGAGGTGGCCGACGAGGACAAGCAGTCCCGGCTGCGCTACCAG AACCTGGAGAACGACGAGGATGGAGCCCAGGCCTCTCCGGAGCCGGATGGGGGAGTCAGCAGCAGGTCAGGGCCAG GGATTCTGGCCAAACATCCATCCGCAGCTCCCAGTGGTCctttagcagcatcagcagcagcactcaGCGCTCCTACAATGCGTGCTGCAG TGCTGATCCTGACCGGCGTGGGACTGGAGGTGGCCCCCTCGCCAG GTGTCTCCAGCGCCATCTTCTTCGTGCCGGGCTTCCTATTGCTGGTCCCAGGAG TCTACCACGTGATCTTCATCTACTGCGCCGTCAAGGGTCACCGGGGGTTCCAGTTCTTCTACCTGCCCTACTTCGAGAAGTGA
- the TMEM134 gene encoding transmembrane protein 134 isoform X8, with protein MSASRPQFSIDDAFELSLEDTGPGLEPSGVARFGPLHFERRARFEVADEDKQSRLRYQNLENDEDGAQASPEPDGGVSSRSGPGILAKHPSAAPSGPLAASAAALSAPTMRAAGVSSAIFFVPGFLLLVPGVYHVIFIYCAVKGHRGFQFFYLPYFEK; from the exons ATGAGTGCCTCCCGGCCCCAGTTCAGCATCGATGACGCCTTCGAGCTGTCCCTGGAGGACACGGGCCCTGGGCTCGAGCCCAGCGGGGTCGCCCGCTTCGGGCCGCTGCATTTCGAGCGCCGGGCCCGGTTCGAGGTGGCCGACGAGGACAAGCAGTCCCGGCTGCGCTACCAG AACCTGGAGAACGACGAGGATGGAGCCCAGGCCTCTCCGGAGCCGGATGGGGGAGTCAGCAGCAGGTCAGGGCCAG GGATTCTGGCCAAACATCCATCCGCAGCTCCCAGTGGTCctttagcagcatcagcagcagcactcaGCGCTCCTACAATGCGTGCTGCAG GTGTCTCCAGCGCCATCTTCTTCGTGCCGGGCTTCCTATTGCTGGTCCCAGGAG TCTACCACGTGATCTTCATCTACTGCGCCGTCAAGGGTCACCGGGGGTTCCAGTTCTTCTACCTGCCCTACTTCGAGAAGTGA
- the TMEM134 gene encoding transmembrane protein 134 isoform X1: protein MSASRPQFSIDDAFELSLEDTGPGLEPSGVARFGPLHFERRARFEVADEDKQSRLRYQNLENDEDGAQASPEPDGGVSSRDSGQTSIRSSQWSFSSISSSTQRSYNACCSWTQHPLIQKNHRVVLASFLLLLLGLGPSRCPALKTQSLVSFPWRVSTQGAFSLGGGHHSSDLSHVGDRGWRSPPCHQLLPPAAPPSPSRLHLCAVLILTGVGLEVAPSPGVSSAIFFVPGFLLLVPGVYHVIFIYCAVKGHRGFQFFYLPYFEK from the exons ATGAGTGCCTCCCGGCCCCAGTTCAGCATCGATGACGCCTTCGAGCTGTCCCTGGAGGACACGGGCCCTGGGCTCGAGCCCAGCGGGGTCGCCCGCTTCGGGCCGCTGCATTTCGAGCGCCGGGCCCGGTTCGAGGTGGCCGACGAGGACAAGCAGTCCCGGCTGCGCTACCAG AACCTGGAGAACGACGAGGATGGAGCCCAGGCCTCTCCGGAGCCGGATGGGGGAGTCAGCAGCAG GGATTCTGGCCAAACATCCATCCGCAGCTCCCAGTGGTCctttagcagcatcagcagcagcactcaGCGCTCCTACAATGCGTGCTGCAG CTGGACTCAACACCCTTTGATCCAGAAGAACCACCGGGTAGTGCTGGCCtccttcctgcttctcctgctgGGGCTGG GGCCTTCCAGGTGTCCTGCCCTGAAAACACAGAGCTTGGTGAGCTTCCCCTGGAGGGTCTCTACCCAGGGGGCCTTCAGCTTAGGTGGGGGACACCATTCCTCAGACCTAAGCCACGTGGGAGATCGCGGGTGGAGGTCCCCACCCTGCCACCAGCTTCTGCCTCCTGCGGCGCCTCCCTCACCCTCGCGGCTCCATTTGTGTGCAGTGCTGATCCTGACCGGCGTGGGACTGGAGGTGGCCCCCTCGCCAG GTGTCTCCAGCGCCATCTTCTTCGTGCCGGGCTTCCTATTGCTGGTCCCAGGAG TCTACCACGTGATCTTCATCTACTGCGCCGTCAAGGGTCACCGGGGGTTCCAGTTCTTCTACCTGCCCTACTTCGAGAAGTGA
- the TMEM134 gene encoding transmembrane protein 134 isoform X3, giving the protein MSASRPQFSIDDAFELSLEDTGPGLEPSGVARFGPLHFERRARFEVADEDKQSRLRYQNLENDEDGAQASPEPDGGVSSRDSGQTSIRSSQWSFSSISSSTQRSYNACCSWTQHPLIQKNHRVVLASFLLLLLGLVLILTGVGLEVAPSPGVSSAIFFVPGFLLLVPGVYHVIFIYCAVKGHRGFQFFYLPYFEK; this is encoded by the exons ATGAGTGCCTCCCGGCCCCAGTTCAGCATCGATGACGCCTTCGAGCTGTCCCTGGAGGACACGGGCCCTGGGCTCGAGCCCAGCGGGGTCGCCCGCTTCGGGCCGCTGCATTTCGAGCGCCGGGCCCGGTTCGAGGTGGCCGACGAGGACAAGCAGTCCCGGCTGCGCTACCAG AACCTGGAGAACGACGAGGATGGAGCCCAGGCCTCTCCGGAGCCGGATGGGGGAGTCAGCAGCAG GGATTCTGGCCAAACATCCATCCGCAGCTCCCAGTGGTCctttagcagcatcagcagcagcactcaGCGCTCCTACAATGCGTGCTGCAG CTGGACTCAACACCCTTTGATCCAGAAGAACCACCGGGTAGTGCTGGCCtccttcctgcttctcctgctgGGGCTGG TGCTGATCCTGACCGGCGTGGGACTGGAGGTGGCCCCCTCGCCAG GTGTCTCCAGCGCCATCTTCTTCGTGCCGGGCTTCCTATTGCTGGTCCCAGGAG TCTACCACGTGATCTTCATCTACTGCGCCGTCAAGGGTCACCGGGGGTTCCAGTTCTTCTACCTGCCCTACTTCGAGAAGTGA
- the TMEM134 gene encoding transmembrane protein 134 isoform X5 encodes MSASRPQFSIDDAFELSLEDTGPGLEPSGVARFGPLHFERRARFEVADEDKQSRLRYQNLENDEDGAQASPEPDGGVSSRDSGQTSIRSSQWSFSSISSSTQRSYNACCSADPDRRGTGGGPLARCLQRHLLRAGLPIAGPRSLPRDLHLLRRQGSPGVPVLLPALLREVSNRR; translated from the exons ATGAGTGCCTCCCGGCCCCAGTTCAGCATCGATGACGCCTTCGAGCTGTCCCTGGAGGACACGGGCCCTGGGCTCGAGCCCAGCGGGGTCGCCCGCTTCGGGCCGCTGCATTTCGAGCGCCGGGCCCGGTTCGAGGTGGCCGACGAGGACAAGCAGTCCCGGCTGCGCTACCAG AACCTGGAGAACGACGAGGATGGAGCCCAGGCCTCTCCGGAGCCGGATGGGGGAGTCAGCAGCAG GGATTCTGGCCAAACATCCATCCGCAGCTCCCAGTGGTCctttagcagcatcagcagcagcactcaGCGCTCCTACAATGCGTGCTGCAG TGCTGATCCTGACCGGCGTGGGACTGGAGGTGGCCCCCTCGCCAG GTGTCTCCAGCGCCATCTTCTTCGTGCCGGGCTTCCTATTGCTGGTCCCAGGAG TCTACCACGTGATCTTCATCTACTGCGCCGTCAAGGGTCACCGGGGGTTCCAGTTCTTCTACCTGCCCTACTTCGAGAAGTGAGCAACCGGAGGTAG
- the TMEM134 gene encoding transmembrane protein 134 isoform X2, translating into MSASRPQFSIDDAFELSLEDTGPGLEPSGVARFGPLHFERRARFEVADEDKQSRLRYQNLENDEDGAQASPEPDGGVSSRDSGQTSIRSSQWSFSSISSSTQRSYNACCSWTQHPLIQKNHRVVLASFLLLLLGLDLSHVGDRGWRSPPCHQLLPPAAPPSPSRLHLCAVLILTGVGLEVAPSPGVSSAIFFVPGFLLLVPGVYHVIFIYCAVKGHRGFQFFYLPYFEK; encoded by the exons ATGAGTGCCTCCCGGCCCCAGTTCAGCATCGATGACGCCTTCGAGCTGTCCCTGGAGGACACGGGCCCTGGGCTCGAGCCCAGCGGGGTCGCCCGCTTCGGGCCGCTGCATTTCGAGCGCCGGGCCCGGTTCGAGGTGGCCGACGAGGACAAGCAGTCCCGGCTGCGCTACCAG AACCTGGAGAACGACGAGGATGGAGCCCAGGCCTCTCCGGAGCCGGATGGGGGAGTCAGCAGCAG GGATTCTGGCCAAACATCCATCCGCAGCTCCCAGTGGTCctttagcagcatcagcagcagcactcaGCGCTCCTACAATGCGTGCTGCAG CTGGACTCAACACCCTTTGATCCAGAAGAACCACCGGGTAGTGCTGGCCtccttcctgcttctcctgctgGGGCTGG ACCTAAGCCACGTGGGAGATCGCGGGTGGAGGTCCCCACCCTGCCACCAGCTTCTGCCTCCTGCGGCGCCTCCCTCACCCTCGCGGCTCCATTTGTGTGCAGTGCTGATCCTGACCGGCGTGGGACTGGAGGTGGCCCCCTCGCCAG GTGTCTCCAGCGCCATCTTCTTCGTGCCGGGCTTCCTATTGCTGGTCCCAGGAG TCTACCACGTGATCTTCATCTACTGCGCCGTCAAGGGTCACCGGGGGTTCCAGTTCTTCTACCTGCCCTACTTCGAGAAGTGA
- the TMEM134 gene encoding transmembrane protein 134 isoform X4, with translation MSASRPQFSIDDAFELSLEDTGPGLEPSGVARFGPLHFERRARFEVADEDKQSRLRYQNLENDEDGAQASPEPDGGVSSRDSGQTSIRSSQWSFSSISSSTQRSYNACCSWTQHPLIQKNHRVVLASFLLLLLGLGVSSAIFFVPGFLLLVPGVYHVIFIYCAVKGHRGFQFFYLPYFEK, from the exons ATGAGTGCCTCCCGGCCCCAGTTCAGCATCGATGACGCCTTCGAGCTGTCCCTGGAGGACACGGGCCCTGGGCTCGAGCCCAGCGGGGTCGCCCGCTTCGGGCCGCTGCATTTCGAGCGCCGGGCCCGGTTCGAGGTGGCCGACGAGGACAAGCAGTCCCGGCTGCGCTACCAG AACCTGGAGAACGACGAGGATGGAGCCCAGGCCTCTCCGGAGCCGGATGGGGGAGTCAGCAGCAG GGATTCTGGCCAAACATCCATCCGCAGCTCCCAGTGGTCctttagcagcatcagcagcagcactcaGCGCTCCTACAATGCGTGCTGCAG CTGGACTCAACACCCTTTGATCCAGAAGAACCACCGGGTAGTGCTGGCCtccttcctgcttctcctgctgGGGCTGG GTGTCTCCAGCGCCATCTTCTTCGTGCCGGGCTTCCTATTGCTGGTCCCAGGAG TCTACCACGTGATCTTCATCTACTGCGCCGTCAAGGGTCACCGGGGGTTCCAGTTCTTCTACCTGCCCTACTTCGAGAAGTGA
- the CABP4 gene encoding calcium-binding protein 4 has protein sequence MAEEQGRGRHGPDPAPRPQKPPVEVLASSSGAEGPPLMRKRSSKREKGLRGSRKGPSSSGEQTPMQGPEAPGSSKNPSRTREGQEGPIPSASGLAPRRQSHRHRPGPQHDAAQRMYGPLLNRIFGKDRELGPEELDELQAAFEEFDTDHDGYIGYRDLGECMRTLGYMPTEMELIEVSQHVKMRMGGRVDFEEFVEMMGPKLREETAHMLGLRELRIAFREFDRDRDGRITVAELREAAPALLGEPLVGPELDEMLQEVDLNGDGTVDFNEFVMMLSRH, from the exons ATGGCCGAAGAGCAGGGGAGGGGGCGGCATGGCCCAGACCCGGCCCCCAGACCACAGAAGCCCCCTGTGGAGGTCCTGGCTTCCAGTAGTGGCGCTGAGGGGCCCCCCTTGATGAGGAAGAGAAGCAGCAAGAGGGAGAAGGGGCTCCGAGGGTCCCGGAAGGGCCCCAGCAGCTCTGGGGAGCAGACCCCCATGCAGGGCCCCGAGGCCCCGGGGAGCAGCAAGAACCCCTCCAGGACCAGAGAAGGGCAGGAGGGGCCCATCCCCTCGGCCTCTGGGCTGGCCCCTCGTCGCCAGTCCCACCGGCACCGTCCTGGCCCCCAGCACGATGCTGCTCAGAGGATGTACGGGCCCCTGCTCAACCGCATCTTTGGGAAG GACCGAGAGTTGGGCCCCGAGGAGCTGGATG AGCTTCAGGCCGCCTTCGAGGAGTTTGACACGGACCACGACGGTTATATTGGCTACCGGGACCTGGGCGAGTGCATGCGGACGCTGGGCTACATGCCCACCGAGATGGAGCTCATCGAGGTCTCCCAGCACGTCAAGATGCGGA TGGGTGGCCGCGTGGACTTTGAGGAGTTCGTGGAGATGATGGGCCCAAAGCTGAGGGAGGAGACGGCGCACATGCTGGGGCTGCGGGAGCTGCGAATTGCCTTCCGCGAG TTTGACAGGGACAGGGATGGGCGGATCACGGTGGCAGAGTTGCGGGAGGCAGCACCGGCTCTGCTGGGGGAGCCACTGGTGGGTCCTGAGCTGGACGAGATGCTCCAAGAAGTGGATCTCAATGGGGACGGCACCGTGGACTTTAACG AGTTCGTGATGATGCTGTCCCGCCACTAA
- the GPR152 gene encoding probable G-protein coupled receptor 152, whose protein sequence is MPSLIHQVPTPCPVRHWGPQIDTAMEASLGAPGRWPRTELDDEDYPQGGWDTVFLVALLLLGLPANGLMAWLAGSQARQGAGTRLALLLLSLALSDFLFLAAAAFQIMEIQHGGHWPLGTAACRFYYFLWGVSYSSGLFLLATLSLDRCLLALCPRWYPERRPARLPLWVCAGVWVLATLFSVPWLVFPEAAVWWYDLVICLDFWDSEELPLRMLEILGGFLPFLVLVVCHVLTQAAACRPCRRQPGAPACRGFARVAKTILSAYVVLRLPYQLAQLLYLAFLWDFYPGYLLWEALVYSDYLILLNSCLSPFLCLLASTDLRALLRAMLASFAAALCEERPGSFMPADPQTQVDSGDQTVPGPVAEAEPQVNPTAQPQVNPEAKQQVNPAAQPQEDDEGPPQPDSGAQSQASPKAQPPGPTTSSAPSACEEASSTPAMDSTLEAPMNPATPAASEGEGPSGAPREEAPGAGPT, encoded by the coding sequence ATGCCTTCATTGATTCACCAGGTGCCCACTCCATGTCCAGTAAGACACTGGGGACCCCAGATAGACACTGCTATGGAAGCCAGCCTGGGCGCCCCCGGCCGCTGGCCCCGCACAGAGCTCGACGATGAGGACTACCCACAGGGTGGCTGGGACACGGTCTTCCTGGTGGCCCTGCTGCTCCTGGGGCTGCCAGCCAACGGGCTCATGGCGTGGCTGGCTGGCTCGCAGGCCCGGCAGGGCGCAGGCACGCGGCTCGCTCTGCTCCTGCTCAGCCTGGCTCTCTCTGACTTCCTGTTCCTGGCAGCAGCGGCCTTCCAGATCATGGAGATCCAGCATGGCGGGCACTGGCCACTGGGGACGGCCGCCTGCCGCTTCTACTATTTCCTCTGGGGGGTGTCCTATTCCTCCGGCCTCTTCCTGCTGGCCACCCTCAGCCTGGACCGCTGCCTGCTGGCGCTGTGCCCTCGCTGGTACCCTGAGCGCCGCCCAGCCCGCCTGCCCCTCTGGGTCTGTGCCGGGGTCTGGGTGCTGGCCACCCTCTTCAGTGTGCCCTGGCTGGTCTTCCCCGAGGCCGCCGTCTGGTGGTATGACCTGGTCATCTGCCTGGACTTCTGGGACAGCGAGGAGCTGCCGCTGCGGATGCTGGAGATCCTGGGgggcttccttcctttcctcgTGCTGGTCGTCTGCCACGTGCTCACCCAGGCTGCCGCCTGCCGGCCCTGCCGCCGCCAGCCTGGGGCCCCGGCCTGCCGCGGCTTCGCCCGTGTGGCCAAGACCATTCTGTCAGCCTACGTGGTCCTGCGGCTGCCCTACCAGCTGGCGCAGCTGCTGTACCTGGCCTTCCTGTGGGACTTCTACCCCGGCTACCTGCTCTGGGAGGCCCTGGTCTACTCTGACTACCTGATCCTGCTCAACAGCTGTCTCAGtcccttcctctgcctcctggcCAGCACCGACCTCCGGGCCCTGCTGCGTGCCATGCTCGCCTCCTTTGCAGCCGCTCTCTGTGAGGAGAGGCCGGGCAGCTTCATGCCAGCTGACCCACAGACCCAGGTGGACTCTGGGGATCAGACGGTACCAGGGCCAGTGGCTGAGGCCGAGCCACAGGTGAACCCCACGGCCCAGCCACAAGTGAACCCTGAGGCCAAGCAACAGGTGAACCCCGCGGCCCAGCCACAGGAGGACGACGAGGGCCCACCCCAGCCGGATTCTGGGGCCCAGTCACAGGCAAGCCCCAAGGCCCAGCCCCCCGGGCCCACTACCAGCTCAGCCCCCAGTGCCTGTGAGGAAGCTTCCTCTACCCCAGCCATGGATTCCACCCTAGAGGCCCCCATGAACCCAGCCACGCCTGCTGCCTCTGAGGGAGAAGGCCCCAGCGGCGCTCCCCGAGAAGAGGCCCCAGGCGCAGGCCCCACATGA